From Primulina tabacum isolate GXHZ01 chromosome 2, ASM2559414v2, whole genome shotgun sequence, one genomic window encodes:
- the LOC142537936 gene encoding auxin-responsive protein SAUR71-like, which yields MKKLLRKLTRVSDSSHYSSMRAESREAAARPRRAESFRRRSGGGVPQGHFPVYVGEEMERFVVSADFLNHPIFMRLLNRSAQEYGYEQKGVLRIPCHVFLFERVLDALGAGGESRDLQELLILLSDEL from the coding sequence ATGAAGAAATTGCTACGGAAGTTGACCAGGGTCTCCGATTCTTCGCACTACTCTTCTATGCGAGCGGAATCGAGGGAGGCGGCGGCGCGTCCGCGTCGCGCTGAGTCGTTCCGGCGGAGGAGTGGCGGAGGCGTTCCGCAGGGGCATTTCCCGGTGTACGTCGGGGAAGAGATGGAGAGGTTCGTGGTGAGCGCGGATTTCCTGAATCACCCGATATTCATGAGGCTTCTCAATAGATCGGCGCAGGAGTACGGTTACGAGCAGAAAGGCGTGCTCCGGATCCCCTGCCACGTGTTCCTCTTCGAGCGCGTGCTCGACGCCCTCGGTGCCGGAGGCGAGTCGCGTGACCTGCAGGAGCTCCTGATCCTGCTATCGGATGAATTGTGA